Proteins from a single region of Microbacterium sp. zg-Y818:
- a CDS encoding NfeD family protein, whose amino-acid sequence MLPDLTQYIWIAWLVLALLFVIIELLTLEFTFLMLAAGSVLGGLGVYLLGGPWWLQIVVAAAVAALLLFTIRPLLLRALRRGDEPARTNVDALYGMGARVVAPFVDDRGSVRLDNGETWTARLDPDADPAQVGDRMRVVRVLGSAVEVAPLPARERTSDDG is encoded by the coding sequence CGCCTGGCTGGTGCTGGCTCTGCTCTTCGTCATCATCGAACTGCTGACCCTGGAGTTCACGTTCCTCATGCTGGCGGCCGGCTCGGTGCTGGGCGGCCTGGGTGTCTACCTTCTCGGTGGCCCGTGGTGGCTGCAGATCGTCGTCGCCGCGGCGGTGGCGGCACTGCTGCTGTTCACGATCCGCCCGCTGCTGCTGCGCGCCCTGCGCCGCGGCGACGAGCCCGCCCGCACCAACGTCGATGCGCTGTACGGCATGGGCGCGCGCGTGGTGGCGCCGTTCGTCGACGACCGAGGCTCTGTTCGGCTCGACAACGGCGAGACCTGGACCGCACGCCTCGACCCCGACGCCGATCCGGCGCAGGTCGGCGACCGCATGCGCGTGGTCCGCGTGCTCGGCTCCGCCGTTGAGGTCGCCCCCTTGCCCGCACGAGAAAGGACCTCGGACGATGGTTGA